A segment of the Echinicola strongylocentroti genome:
GGCCACTAACGGATAATGACCGCAAAGGATGGAAGCCACAGGAAAAGCTGAACGTTTGGTACGAGGCAGTTCCCTCGCTGACCAAAATGGAATCCTCGCAAATAGACAATGGCGATGTGCAGATTACCAGTCACTATTCCCTCATCAATGGTAAAGCCAATGTGCAGGTGGTGTACACCGTGATGGCTGGTGGAACGGTCAAAGTAGATTATACGCTGGTCCCGCTGGATGATTTGCCAAACATTCCAAAAGTAGGCATGCATTTGGGAATTCGCCGGGAATATGACCAGATTACCTGGTACGGTAAAGGCCCCGTAGAAAACTATATCGACAAGAGCCATGGATTTATGGCCGGCATTTACAGCCAGCCCATCGACCAATTTATGGAGCCTTACGTGATGCCACAGGAAAATGGCAACAGGACAGCTATCCGCTGGATGGAGTTGACGGATTCGTCCGGAAAAAATGGGCTGAAAATCACGGCTGACAGCTTACTAAGCATGAGCGCTTGGCCTTACACCGAAGAGAATATCAATGAAGCAAAGCATACTTATGAACTCCAAGATGCCGGTTTTATCACAGTGAATATAGACCTGATCCAGATGGGAGTGGGAGGAAATGACAGTTGGTCCGACGTGGCCCAGCCGCTGGAGCAGTATCAAATTCCCGCTAAACCTTACCGGTACAGCTATTATTTGAGTATCAAGTAGCTGGTATTGAGATGTGAGTTTTGAGTCTTGAGACATGAGATTTGAGACATGAGTCTTGAGTCTTGAGACTCAGGTAGTCAAGTGTCAAGATGAAAAAGTACGATGAATGTTGTGCCGAGGGCTGTGCTCCGGTACGATTTAGCATTGAGCTTAATGCTCAATTCAAAGCTGTTATGGAGTTACCATCTCGAACGTGGCGATATGGTGGATTTGTGATCCACGATTGGGCTGTGCTTGGTCTCAGCCCCAGCACTGGAAAGCTTTGAGCCTCTGGCTCCATTAAGTTGTTCCTGATTCCTGTCCTGAGCGTGTCGAAGGATGAATCAGGAACTCGTGAGAGGGGGATTTGCAATCCCAAACTTGCCCAACACGTGGATTTTAATCTACGAGCAATAAAATAAAGCGAGCTGGCAAGCGTCAAGGGCTGCCATATAATGATTTAAATCTGAATCCCAATGTCTGGAACAAAGACCTTAACTACTATTTTCTATATAATCCTCAGCTGCTGGATAGGAGCTTGCGGCACTTCGCCTAAGGAAGAGGTGTCCAACCCTTTTGAGCCGACTTACGAGAGTTCACAGCCATGGGTATATTGGTATTGGATGTATTCGACGTATTCTAAGGAAGGCATCACGGCGGACCTGGAAGCCATGAAGGAGGCGGGCATAGGCGGGGCATTTTTGATGTCCATTAAAGGTCCCGCTGAGCCGCCGTTGACTGACCGGCCTACTTTGCAGGGATCAGATGAGTGGTGGAAAATGGTGCGTCACGCGATGGAAGAGGCTGATCGGCTTGGGCTTCGATTGGCCATGCATGCTTGTGATGGTTTTGCAGTGGCCGGTGGGCCATGGATTACCCCAGAAAAATCCATGCAAAAAGTAGTGTGGACAGATACCTTGGTCCAAGGAGGGAGGAAGGTGGATTTACAGCTCAGGCAACCTGAAAGTCATGAAGATTATTACCGGGAGCTGGCGGTATTTGCCGTTCCCGCCAAAGAGGAATTTGAGCAAACTTCCGAAGCATTGCGTCCAGCAGTCACCAATAGCTTGGGAGAAAAAGGGTTGGATTTTTTGTTGGATGATGCAGGTGACGAGCGTTTTGGGACCAATGATGAAGCCTGGATTCAGTATGCTTTCGATGCCCCCTTCACTTGCCGCTCCATCCGGATCAAAACCAGTGGCAACAGTTATCAGGCACATCGCCTAAAAATAGCTGTTAGTGATGATGGGGAGCATTTCCGGGAAGTGACCAGACTACATCCACCCCGTCATGGCTGGCAGGATTGGGACGAAGATTATACGCACAGCATTCCTGCGACGACGGCAAAATACTTCCGGTTTATTTATGAAAAATCCGGTACGGAACCCGGGGCAGAAGACTTGGATGCTGCCAAGTGGAAGCCTTCGCTAAAAGTCAACACCATAGCGCTTTCTTCCAGCCCTAAAATTAACCAGTATGAAGGAAAATCTGCCGCAGTTTGGCGGGTGAGTGAACGCAGCACGTCCGATGTGTTGCCAAATAGTTCCTGTGTGCCCTTGGACAAAGTCGTGAACATCTCAGATCAGCTGGACGCAGATGGGAGATTGACCTGGGAGGCTCCAGAAGGACAATGGAAAATCATGCGGTTTGGCTATACATCCACAGGTCATACCAACTACACCGGTGGAGGTGCCAAAGGCCTGGAGGTAGATAAGTTCAATGCAGCAGCGGTCAAGTTCCAGTTTGACCAGTGGTTTGGAGAGGCTTTACGGACGGCTGGGCCTGATTTGGCAGAGAAAGTCCTGAAGATCTTTCATATCGACAGCTGGGAAGCCGGTAGCCAAAATTGGTCGCCCGTTTTCAGGGAAGAATTCAAAAAGCGTAGGGGCTATGATATTGTCGATTATTTGCCAGTAATGGCCGGTATTCCCCTGGAAAGCACAGAGACCTCAGAAAAGCTGCTGTATGACCTCCGCCGGACGATCTCCGAGGTGGTAATGGACAATTTTTTTGGAACCTTACAAAAGGAAGCTTCCAAAAATGGTGTGAAATTCAGCTCCGAAAATGTAGCTCCCACTATGGTGAGTGATGGAATGGAGCATTTTAAATACATCGACTATCCTTCTGGAGAATTTTGGCTGAACAGCCCCACGCATGATAAGCCCAACGATATGCGGGATGCGATTTCCGGAGGTCATATTTATGGAAAGCAGGTCATTCAAGCAGAAGCCTATACCGAGCTGAGGATGGACTGGGACGAATATCCGGGCATGCTAAAAGCACTCGGGGATAGAAACTTCGCACTGGGCATCAACAGGTTCTTTTACCATGTGTTTGTCCATAATCCTTGGCTCGATCGGAAGCCTGGCATGACGCTGGATGTGATAGGCCTTTACTTTCAGCGGGACCAAACATGGTGGAAGCCCGGCAAGGCCATGGTAGATTACCACCAGCGCGTCCAATACCAGCTTCAAAAGGGCAGTCCAGTGATTGACTTGGCGGTGTTTACGGGCGAAGATCTGCCCAGTAGGTCGGTGCTGCCCGAGCGTTTGGTGCCTTTCTTGCCAGGCTTGGCAGGAAGGGAGAAAATGGCGGCTGAAAAAAACCGCTGGGCCAATGAAGGTCAGCCCACAAGGGTGATCCCTAAGGGCGTGAAGCATTCTGCTAATATGGCTGATGCAGCAGATTGGACAGACCCGTTGAGGGGCTATCATTATGACTCCTTTAACAAGGATGCCTTATTGAGACTTGCGAAGGTGCAAGATGGCAAGGTGGTTTTTGGCGGTGGTACCCGTTATGGTTTTTTGATTTTCCCTGGCCAGCGTAAGATGAATCCCAATGCCAGCTTGATGTCCGTGGAGGTTGCCGAAAAATTGTTGCAATTGGTAAAGGAAGGGGCCACTGTCTTGGTGGATAAAAAGCCGACAGGTACCTTGGGCTATCGAGAAGAAGACCAGCGATTGGCAGCAGTGGTGGAAGAACTCTGGAGCGGAGAAAAAGACGCGCCAGAAGAAAGCACTGGTCCTAAAACTTGGGAAGTTGGAAAAGGGAAAGTCGTACAATTGCCTTATGAACAAGCTACATTGGAGACATTAGGATTGGGGTCAGACGTGGTGGCTATTGGTGAGGATGGCGAGCGTAATGTAGGCTTTGCCTTTGCCCATCGAAAAAGTCAGGAAGAGGATATTTATTTTCTGTCAAACCAATTGGAAAAAACACGAAAATTGGACGTTTCTTTTCGCATAACTGGCAAGAAACCGGTGTTTTATGACCCTGTTTGGGGCAGGGAGTATCCAGTGTCGAGCTGGGAAACGGGTGCAGGACGAACAGACATGACCGTTAAGCTTCCTGCAAACGGGTCGCTTTTGGTGATTTTCCGGGAAGATACGTCCGAAAAATCAGTAAATGAAGGGGACAATTGGCCAGTATACAAAACGCAAAAGACATTGGACAGGCCTTGGGAAGTGGCGTTTGACCCTGCTTATCGCGGCCCCAAAGCAGTGCAGGAAATGGCTGTTTTGGAAGATTGGAGCCAGCATCCAAATGACAGTGTAAAGTACTATTCCGGTACGGCAGATTACCGCGCGACCTTCGAATGGAATGGTGAACTAGGCGGGGCATTTTGGCTTCACCTTGGCAAAGTCGCCAATATCGCTTCAGTAAAATTAAACGGTAAAGACTGTGGCGTAGCCTGGACATTCCCCTACCAAGTGAATATTTCCGATGCGCTAAAGAAGGGACAAAATGAATTGGAAATCGAAGTGACCAACACCTGGGCAAACCGCACCATTGGTGACCTGAAGCTTCCAAAAGAACAGCGATTTACCAATACCATTGCCGACCTGGAAAGGATGGAAGGCCGGGAGCCACTGGAAGCAGGATTACTAGGTCCTGTGCGGATCTTGCAGGAGAAATGAATGGATCGAGGGCAGATAATACAGATTTAGTCGAGGGTCGCTGATTTAGGTTAAAATGTCCTTTTCGGGATTCATGCTGACTACGATCATGGCTGTCTTAGCGCGTAGCTGTTCGGGGTTTGTAATAACGAACCTAAATAAAGGGGATTTGTAATCCCCCAAAAAAACATAAATTAGCCAAAACATTAAACATTACCACCTTTTAACCCAATGATTTCCATGAAAAATATTATCGCTTTATTAGGGCTATGCTTGATTGCGAATGTATCAATAGCAGAAGTGACCTTGCCCGCTATTTTTTCGGACAATATGGTACTCCAGCAACAGATGGAAGCGCCTATCTGGGGTTGGGCAACTCCCAATGCCACGGTAAAAATTACGACAAGCTGGGATGACAAGGAGTATACTGCCGCAGCCAACAGCAAAGGCGAATGGAAGACTAAGATGAGCACTCCTGAGGCGGGTGGCCCTTATACCATAAGCATCAGCGATGGAGAGCAATTGGAGCTCGAAAATGTGCTGATTGGGGAAGTATGGCTGTGCTCTGGGCAGTCGAATATGGAAATGCCGCTGAAGGGATTTCCCGGCCAGCCCATCCTAGGAGGCAATGAGGCCATCGTGAACAGTAAGAATGATCGCATCAGGCTGATTACTGTTCCCCGAAAATCCACGGTTCAGCCACAGGACAACTTCGAAGGCAAATGGGAGGAAGCTGCTCCTAAAGTGGTGTCCAATTTTAGCGCCACGGCTTGGTTCTTTGGAAAACAGCTTTATGATGCTTTAGATGTACCAATCGGCTTGGTGCATGTGTCTTGGGGAGGTTCCAGCATCGAAGCTTGGATGAGTGAGCAGATGTTGGCCGATTTTAAGGAGGAAATTAAGGTCCCACAAAGTGAAGACGAAATAGACGTGCCTAACCGTACGGCCACGGCCCTGTACAATGGCATGATCACTCCTGTCGCTGGATATGGAATGAGAGGTGCGATTTGGTACCAAGGAGAATCCAATAATGGGCGGCCAGATCAATACGAGGAGCTGATGGTGACGATGGTTCGGGAATGGAGAAGTTTGTGGGGAGAAGGAGAATTCCCCTTTTACT
Coding sequences within it:
- a CDS encoding glycosyl hydrolase gives rise to the protein MSGTKTLTTIFYIILSCWIGACGTSPKEEVSNPFEPTYESSQPWVYWYWMYSTYSKEGITADLEAMKEAGIGGAFLMSIKGPAEPPLTDRPTLQGSDEWWKMVRHAMEEADRLGLRLAMHACDGFAVAGGPWITPEKSMQKVVWTDTLVQGGRKVDLQLRQPESHEDYYRELAVFAVPAKEEFEQTSEALRPAVTNSLGEKGLDFLLDDAGDERFGTNDEAWIQYAFDAPFTCRSIRIKTSGNSYQAHRLKIAVSDDGEHFREVTRLHPPRHGWQDWDEDYTHSIPATTAKYFRFIYEKSGTEPGAEDLDAAKWKPSLKVNTIALSSSPKINQYEGKSAAVWRVSERSTSDVLPNSSCVPLDKVVNISDQLDADGRLTWEAPEGQWKIMRFGYTSTGHTNYTGGGAKGLEVDKFNAAAVKFQFDQWFGEALRTAGPDLAEKVLKIFHIDSWEAGSQNWSPVFREEFKKRRGYDIVDYLPVMAGIPLESTETSEKLLYDLRRTISEVVMDNFFGTLQKEASKNGVKFSSENVAPTMVSDGMEHFKYIDYPSGEFWLNSPTHDKPNDMRDAISGGHIYGKQVIQAEAYTELRMDWDEYPGMLKALGDRNFALGINRFFYHVFVHNPWLDRKPGMTLDVIGLYFQRDQTWWKPGKAMVDYHQRVQYQLQKGSPVIDLAVFTGEDLPSRSVLPERLVPFLPGLAGREKMAAEKNRWANEGQPTRVIPKGVKHSANMADAADWTDPLRGYHYDSFNKDALLRLAKVQDGKVVFGGGTRYGFLIFPGQRKMNPNASLMSVEVAEKLLQLVKEGATVLVDKKPTGTLGYREEDQRLAAVVEELWSGEKDAPEESTGPKTWEVGKGKVVQLPYEQATLETLGLGSDVVAIGEDGERNVGFAFAHRKSQEEDIYFLSNQLEKTRKLDVSFRITGKKPVFYDPVWGREYPVSSWETGAGRTDMTVKLPANGSLLVIFREDTSEKSVNEGDNWPVYKTQKTLDRPWEVAFDPAYRGPKAVQEMAVLEDWSQHPNDSVKYYSGTADYRATFEWNGELGGAFWLHLGKVANIASVKLNGKDCGVAWTFPYQVNISDALKKGQNELEIEVTNTWANRTIGDLKLPKEQRFTNTIADLERMEGREPLEAGLLGPVRILQEK
- a CDS encoding sialate O-acetylesterase, producing MKNIIALLGLCLIANVSIAEVTLPAIFSDNMVLQQQMEAPIWGWATPNATVKITTSWDDKEYTAAANSKGEWKTKMSTPEAGGPYTISISDGEQLELENVLIGEVWLCSGQSNMEMPLKGFPGQPILGGNEAIVNSKNDRIRLITVPRKSTVQPQDNFEGKWEEAAPKVVSNFSATAWFFGKQLYDALDVPIGLVHVSWGGSSIEAWMSEQMLADFKEEIKVPQSEDEIDVPNRTATALYNGMITPVAGYGMRGAIWYQGESNNGRPDQYEELMVTMVREWRSLWGEGEFPFYYAQIAPFDYGMFSPNEVVEKNNSAYLRDAQRKAMDRIPNSGMAVLMDIGEKENIHPADKKAGGHRLAYWALAETYGIEGFEYKGPAFEAMEVKGSTVIVAFENVPVGITSYGKEVTSFELAGEDKKFYPATAVLRRKSVMLSSPQVDKPVAVRYAFEDFVVGEIFSTGGIPMSSFRTDDW